ATGCCAGGAGCTAAGATTTGCAGGCACATGATTCTGGGGTGCCTTTGTTCCAAGTTCTCATTTTCTTAACAAGGTTCACTGCATTTTGATCACACAGTGCCTTCTTCTCCCTCTACAGTCCTACAGCGTGAGTCCCTCCGGGTCCTTGCCCAGTGGCTGGAGTCACAAGAGGAGGCCATCCGGCAAATGAGAGCAGTGAGCATACAGCTATGGCAGCAGCTCAATAACAGTGAACTTGAGGTTCAAACTTGAGCAAGGTAGTTGCTCCTCTCACCCTGCTACCATTCTTAAAGGAGAGAagcttggggggtgggggggactcATTCCTTGACATATTGTTAATATGGACATGTGGTGGTTTGGACTAGGCAACTGCCTTATGGTAAAGAAAAATGCTTCTCTAGAATCATTGGAAAGTCTTGCTGAGGTCCTTGCACCCTGGTGGATGTAATGCCTGGAGCACGGAGGCTGCCAAAGGATGGAAAGGGAAAGTCATTCAGAAATCCTACTGAGACATAAAGGAGGAAGGGATTATCTGTGCAGCAGCCTCTCATCGGTTTCTCAGAGAATGTTTGTATTCCTACACTATTTTGAAAGATTTAATTAACACCTTTTTCTTGTTCAATAACAATTGAGTAGCCCAATCCAAAACATCACAAAATTGTCTACATACATGGCTGAGTTtgtgacacatttgctttctgatgctcactgcatacaaactttgtttcaccaACAAAATCATATTGTGcggaaaattactttcaggctatgttgAAAAGATGGGTATGAAACATAAAGCCAATTTTGTTTTAATCCTGGGTCGCATCTTCAAGGTATCTTGTTATGTATACACAAAAATTCCAACATCCACCACACTTATGGACCCacccattttggataagggatactccaccttattgctttattttatacTCTTCTGGCAGCTTTGCAGATATGACTGAAAATGCATCCAAAAGTTTTATTTTGCCAAGGTGTTTTCTTCTCTAAAAGGGCCCAGAGGATTTCAGTGTGCTTTGAACCAAATCAgggaaagttttttttctttataagataaagataaaggtttcccttgacattaagtctagttgtgtctgactttgggggtggtgctcatctccaattctaagatgaagagctggcaCTGTCCACAGATGCCTGCAAGgccatatggccggcatgactgcatggagaaccgttatcttccagcagaagcagtacttattaatctactTGCATTGGCATGATTTCGAACTGTtagattgacagaagctgaggctaacagcgggagctcgccccactccctggattcgaactgctgacctttcagtccgctgcaccactggaataataataatcggAAAAGGAATAAATGGCCTGCCAAAAATATGATTTGGTTACATATTCTTTTTGTTATGACATGACATTTAAAAGCTATCTAAACTATCTGCCTAAACTCTGATGCAAATTACACAGATGCATTCTTTTTATATAGAATCCTAGTTATTTCCCCTCAAAACAGTCAAGAACTTATGGAGGTAGAATACTACTGCAGTGCAACAGCCACCGCAGACTGACAGTTTACAGAGCCACAGAGACCCATATTTATAACAGTATTTCTGGgattttaaaagcagaaaatcaCCTTTATATACTCAAGGCTTTATTCTTGAAGACtagattttatttaatttaaaataatagtttAGATTCTGAAAATGCCATGCTAGACTCAACTCGATTTCAGCTGGTCTTTAGGTACTGACCACAGCTCAGGGTACAGACAAATTCTTTGATCTGATGCATCAAGCCATGGTTCACAAGTGGCCCTTGAAAATCAGAAATCTGCTGAAAATCCTAGCCAACCAAGTGGAAAGGTGGGAATAGCCATGTAGTTTGATACAAGCTGGAGCAGACAGCCTCTTCTTCGGAGGTTTTCTGGATGGCTGCTCAAGATAACTTGTTCCATGAGGAAACAGGTGTTCCTTGTTTAGACAGGTGAAAACTGGCTGGATCTGGAAGATGCACAGTCAGAAAGGGTGCTGTACACAGACTTGGCAGCAGGGCCTTCAACAGGACACTCTCCTATTGACTTGGCAAACATCTACGATACACAACTTCTCCTGCCACCAATAAACTCCATGACCTCACACACTGATGCTGGTAAAAGAATAGACTTTATAAGTTATTCCACTTTTTGTTCACATTGCCTCTAATCTTTCTATATGTTAAGGTAAAAACTATCAATGCAGACTTTTCCTGCTGAGAAGCGCAAACCACTGTTTCAGGGAACGAGGTTATCAGGAGAAAGGTACACTTTCAATTAATTTCACGGTGTGTGTAACTAAAAGAAATCCATGTTTCCATTCTGGCCAATAAGGTTTgccctaatgtgtgtgtgtgtggatgaaaGAGTGTGAGAATGTTACATATGGGATTCAGGCTATGTTAGTTGAAATTGGTTGTCACTATTTGGTTTCTCATTCAGTGACTGCAGTAGGGTGGTTTtccaggaaaaaaataacaagtGTCTGTGTGAGTGTGAAGCAAAGCTGAAGGTTAAAAAGTCACAGAACTATAGATGGTACTGGTCAGAGCATGGCAGAGAACCAATGGCACTGACAATAAAGAATTATAGCAACTGCTTAAGCAGAAAAGCAATGTAACTCCCTTCATGATGCTGTCAGCCCAGTCTTTAATCAACTACACTGATTTCTAAGATACATTTCATTCATCTCAAGGCAAAATACCTTCAACACCAGTGGGGAAGAACCCAAGGCACCAATCTAAAGCCGGACCGCTTCGCTGCCTCCGTCCTGGACCTTTACCCCAAACCAACCTCCTACCAGGGAAGTCCACTAGTGCAGATGTGGACAAGGAGGAGTCCCAGTCCTTGATTTCACGGCAAATGTTGCAAGAGCAACCACAAAATACATTCAGCAGCGGAGACAGGGAGGGGAGGCTTCACACAGAAACAAAATCACTGGCTTAAAAAAGCAGTGGGTGGGAGGAATCCCTCCCCCCACAGCTCAACCTCGCTTACATTTtttggttaaaaaaataaaaatggcaccTGCCCTTTGCCATTCCACCCACAATTCAAACATCCgggatattttaaatattattctgTACATATATAAAAGCCCCCAGACTGTGGTGGGGAGCTGAGGGAGCATGGCACGAGTCTGACTTTTGAATGAGGAAGAGCAATGGGGCCCCGTTTGCCCCAGGTGGTGCCCCCTTTCTCCCCCAATCCACAACTTCACAGTGGTCCAGGTCTATAGTTCATTGGCTTGTATGGAAGGCAAGAggacaaggaggaagagaaaacaaCAAACTCTCTTCAAAGGACATCAGCTCGCTTGTCTCGAACACGGCTCCTTGCTTTTGTCCGGGCTTTGAAGGCGGCTGAGTTGTAGAGGTGCTGCCGGGAATAGAGAAACAAGAGAAAACAGAGTCATTTGCAAAGGAAATCTCAGATTACGATGTTTTAAACAACCAGAGGAAAAAGAGACATGCCGGATCAAATTCTCTTAGGTTTGGTACCAAGTAATGCATACACTTCAGATGGGGATTAGCTTAGCTCCATATACTATCAAACGGTAACTCCTATCTTGCCTCCAAAATTGTCTGGGCTGATTGGAGCTGAACTGGCAATAACTGGGAAAACTATATTTCTCAGCCCAGGGGACCATATTCTGGATAGGATCTCATAGAATTAGACCACAGGAATGGAAATAATCCACAGAAGAGAATCTGGTCACTGGTTGTGCTAGCTAGGATGATGGGAGGTACAGTCCGGGAACATTGGGATGTTTCAACATTCGGATTGAGGATTCATCATTTATTTTATCTTAGCTATAGAAAGAACACCAGCACACAATAGTTCTGTAAATTAGAGCAAAGGTGACAACCAAGGCAAGCATGATGTCAGGCAGACAACTCCTAGACTATAAACACGTGGAGCATGAAAGCAATTGGGCCTTCCCATATCACctagaacagagctttccaaacattttatgtgTTGGTGACACTCAATTTTTaatacatgcatcattttgcgacacagtaattcagtgttACTAGCCAACCAGGGGTTCAAACAAtgccttataagagatatggacacatacatacattgtagtaacaaaatgtatggggacacaatatATCTCATGAAATCCTTTctcaatttttcaaaaatatatgatttattgcttatttcacaatagactcagaggtttctcatttcCTTCATTCATATGACACACCTACGAACTGCAGCTGACACATTAATACAACACAAAACACCTTTTGAAAAGCTCTGCCCTAGTAGTTAGTTTGGGTCAACTTAGTGTTGAGTCATATTTTCCCCCACTGTGCATCGCTCCAGCATCAGAAGAGCCAGTGAGGACACAGCCCGTTTTCTAGTGGTTTAACTGTCTGTGATAATGCCAGGAAGGGACAGACAATCCGCTGGCATCACAGAAGAACATCATGATAGAACATGTGACAGAGATACTAGCAGAGCTGCCCACATACCTTCTCAAAGCGGGAGATCTTGCTGGCCTTAATAGCTGCAGCATCCAGGACTAGTGGGGGGCCAAGGTCAAAAATCTCACGCAGCAACTCATTGTTCTAGAggcaacagaaaaaaacacagcCTTTAGGTAGAATCTTGGCTCCGAGATACATAGAAGCAGATGGATAAAAGGATCTTGCCAAAATGCCTGGAATTGCCAAAATGCTGGCTAGAGGAATAATGGAAGCTATagttcaacacatctggagagcatgggggggtgggggggtggagaGGGTTACTATAGAGTGTcattattggaaattccataccctattggaaataactgcaccataacattattgaaaaggtaaaaacaatgtcacatccgtttggcaaatgtgaatctccatgaacatgtggagaccaccttttgaaaaccactagtcaagaacaGCATGACCTTTTTAgtagtcaactctttgaacaagtgacattcataagcattcatgtaatggcacacaggtaactcagctgttaaactgaagaaacatgtctttaaactgccaaggataaagacatgccactacaaaaatataattGGTTAGCAgaagatggttgtttctttgaaaatGGAATTTGCAGCTGCCCAAAAGATAcacactcccttgaaacctcttagtttaaaatatgcactcagagattaaaacaaagtcttctttgaaaaataacatcttTTTTTTTACTCATAAACAACTTGTATTAATTCACCAGACAGGCATATTTCTTATTGAAGATCAGTTATAAATAGGATGTAGTTTCTTCTCTGTGTGTTGAGTACACAGAGTATCATATttatcaatagtccatagtctttAAGTATAGCTGAAGTCCATAAGTCATACTTCTCTATTAAAGTCTCTAAAGCATACATGCATcgacctccactgaggtctaaagcaGATACATCCACCTCCAATGAGGTGGTAAGCAGACactgaatacaaaatggagtcctgagtctgaacatgctaAGTACAATCACATGTCTATAACCACTCCCACACCAAAGTCAAACTGACAAAACAACATACACATAGAATaaaggttagcaaatatatacattaacaaatgaATAGTGAAAAGTTtgggaggttgctatttccagcaGCCATGAAGGGCATCAGACTCCTCCCTGCTTCACACATATACAGGTGCAGCATTTCTTCCTCTGCTGCAGTCATTTCTTACCTGCAGATGGTGCCTGACTCCAGAGCCAAGAGCTTCTTTGAAAGCGTTGTACATTCTCCTCCTTGCCCAGCTGTCCACATACATGCACTCTAATCCAAACTTGATGGTTTCCTCATGGCACTCCCCATtctgcagaaggggaaacaggcaTTTAGAAGCTCCACAGCAAAGGGCAGAAGGCCTCGTTTGCCAAACATTCACAAGGGCAACGCATCAGACAACCCTGTCCTTCACTGAATGCTTGGGAAGAGCAACCACTCCATGAAACTGCAAGTGTACTCATTGCATGGGCATTTCTGATTCCACTCAAGCAATGTGGGTGCCACTTGTTCTGTCATGGTACCAGTTTCACAGAGCTCTGGACATCTGAACTGCTTCTTGGTTATCATATCCTGAGAGATGAAAAGACAAGGCTGACCCGAGCAGTTTTGGCATTTGCTCCTTTTAGAATCAGTAGCAGTCACTCTCATGCATTTTTAGTGATATATGGAGATGGGGGAGGGGGTCCCGTTCTAAGAATATGAAGGTGTCCCTGCATTTGAACCTACAATGCACTCGGGGGTGTATTTTAAAGGCCAGTGGAAGAGTAAATCCATACGGAAAATGTGACGGGGCCAGGTAATTCCCCTAGACATGCACAGATTGTGCACTCCTCAGGATTGACTGtcccagcctctgcttcacaaGTCAGCAATAGAGGTGGCGGAAGCAGAAACTTGAGTCCCTGGGTCTCTTTTAATAAACTTCAGTGCTGAAGAGATGCTTGGGGAAAAGATCCACCCATTTCCACAACTGAACAGGGATAGCAAGAGCCAGGCAGGGCACCTCAATGAAATGTAGCACATCGCGAAAGATGGAACGTTGCTTGCGTCTGTCCGTCTTGGCTCGGTACTTGTTGCTGTCTGTGGCCAAGGCTTTCAATTTTGTGCACAGCAAGTCAGTGTCTTCATAAAAGAAATCCTCCTGTGGCAAAGGAAAGAAGATAAGATGTCACCCTACAGCTTCTACTTTCATGTCACATTCTTTTGAAAAGGCAAGTGAACGagcctctaagctttcctgttcaCATTTGCCTCCCACTCTCCTTTTAGCTAACCCAGCAGAACATATGCCGGACTCAGAGGTTCTCTAATGCAGTTTTTCCCCTgtgtcgggagcgacttgagaaactgcaagttgcttctggtgtgagagaattggccatctgcaaggacgtcgcccagggaacgcccgaatgttttaccatcctgtgggaggtttctctcatttccctgaatgagaagctggataggagctcaccccgctccccggattcaatccGCCGACCTtacagtcagcagtcttgccagcacaagggtttaacccattgcaccacttggGGATCCCTCTAATGCAGTAAACTGATGAAATCCACACCAACTtggttactgggttgctgtgagttttttgggctgtatggtcatgttccagaagcattctctcctgcgaGGAAAAAGGATATTTTGTATCCTTAATCTACTGACTGGCTATGGTAGAGTGATTTtttgcaaaaaaacccaacaaaatgtGAACAGTGCTGGCATTTAATAAGAAGTGGAAGTAATTTAAGAGCAGTCTTTGACTATTATCAAGCTAAAGGGGACCTCAATGATTACCATTATAATCTCTCAATTAATTAATAAaggcagaagggggggggggggaacaggaaCAACTTGTTCCTGGATGACAATGATCCCAAAACAACCTTGACAACAACCTTGACAACTCCACTCAGTATTCCAATTTATTGGAAAGGGATGTAAGAGCTTTCTTGCTAGTTCAAATCCAAATATTCATCCAGCCCAGCAACCCGTGTCCCACACAGGCTACTCAGATAAACTTCCTAAGGAATTTTCCTATTGTTGCATCCAAGCAGCATCTAAGTGTGGCATTCAATGACATACTTTCCCTGAACAATAATGGGGTGGGTAGGTGGTATGGGGTATGTTCCTGCAAAGCAATCAGAAATGGCCATTAATGGAAAGTGTGTATGCTTATACAAGAATCAGAAGGGTAGTGTTGTACCTCCATATCTCGGGCCAGTTCAAACAGAAGTGCAATTGTTTCCCCCGCAACAATCCGAAGGTTGACGTTATCACTGGACAGCATCAGAGGCAACTTAGGTAAGTGACTGCAgaaggggagaagagagaggTAGAGGGAAGGTTGACAGTTTTAACAAAATAAACCTTCAAAGGTCCATGCTGTGAGGAATCTGCTTCCCTACCTCAAGTGTCCTGGCTATTTATGTTCTCAAAGAGCCAGAGAGCCATGGCAATTGTGGGCTGCCTAGATTAAAGCACTAGATATATGGCTTGTATCACCTCTCACAGTGAGTAGAGGATGATCCAGAAACCCTGCTTGGCAAGACAGATCGCTTACTTGTCCAGGATCTTCTTGATCTGGGTACTTGGGCAGATGGTAAGGAGCAGGGACCAAGACTGGAGTGCACTACAATGCAGGTTCTGGAGCAGAGGGCTGTGGTGGGAGGGCACGAGGCTGGCATCTGTGCTGCAGGACGTACCAAATATACCCTCCAGGCAGGCAAGGCAGGAAACCAGATcctgaaaaaagaaacaaaaacaaaatgaacgATGAATAGTATGGATGAAATTAAGACAGAAGAGAGTCTCTAATTAATCTGTTATACAAATTGTGCCATGGTAAATatgatttattctattttattataggAGTTCGTGGTGGTTTATGTAGAATGGAACTTCCAAATATTTTGTGTTTGTGACACATctttttagatatgcatcatttcATCTACTCAAGGCATGTCTAGACAGCAAAACCGAGCCTTTTACAGAAGCCATTAGGTATTTAGTTGTTTAAGAGAACTAGAAAATGCCTAAATTCAATTCCCTTAAAGAATAAAGAACACCCCAGCCCTGCTCACATGCTTAATTTTAGTACTAGAGAACAGTTATTTCTTTTAGGCTTAGTAGCTCACAAAATCTCTGCATTATTTACCTCCATGTCGGCAGCAGCGATATAGCAGCACATCCCCAGAGCCGTGGCacactaagagagagagagagagaaagggcaaATAATTGGCGTGGTCATTCTGAGCAACTACTTTGAATATTTTATCCCATCCCACAAGTGCTCCCACACATTGAGGTTCACTTCCAAGACAGAAGGAAAAGGCTGTACTCACACTTTGTCGTGCGATTGGGCTGGCCGAGGAGTCAGTCAGGATAGTGATGAGTAAAGGCTTGAGGCTGCGAAACACCTCCTCCCCTTCAGGTCCTGATCCCATTTGAAGGCACAGTAGTGTGAGAACAGTAGCAGCAAGGGACTGCTCCTCCCCTTTACCTGTGAGGAAAAAGAGACACAGTTGTGTCACAAAATGTACAAGTGACACTAGAAACATATATGACAATCCATCCTCTACATTTGTGTGTTTtgctgatttgattattcat
This genomic interval from Anolis sagrei isolate rAnoSag1 chromosome 2, rAnoSag1.mat, whole genome shotgun sequence contains the following:
- the IFRD2 gene encoding interferon-related developmental regulator 2; this translates as MPRARRRDGPRRGGRGARSNAKMESAASDDEAASEVLSHYSSASEGTSVAEEVPGGEVVDEQAQQEEVEDKLKECIDNVMDKSAKTRQIALESLRIAFSSKTLFDFLLERRLTLTDSLEKCLKKGKGEEQSLAATVLTLLCLQMGSGPEGEEVFRSLKPLLITILTDSSASPIARQSCATALGMCCYIAAADMEDLVSCLACLEGIFGTSCSTDASLVPSHHSPLLQNLHCSALQSWSLLLTICPSTQIKKILDNHLPKLPLMLSSDNVNLRIVAGETIALLFELARDMEEDFFYEDTDLLCTKLKALATDSNKYRAKTDRRKQRSIFRDVLHFIENGECHEETIKFGLECMYVDSWARRRMYNAFKEALGSGVRHHLQNNELLREIFDLGPPLVLDAAAIKASKISRFEKHLYNSAAFKARTKARSRVRDKRADVL